The nucleotide sequence ATATTATGCATGCGGTGCTATTCGTTAAATATTATCACTCGTCCCGACGCTGTGTCCACATATCGCTTCCCACTGAACACGCTGGTCACCGTCTTTTAAGTGGCCAATCCACGAAGCACGACCTGCGCTCCTGCCACATAGCAACCGCTTTGTTTGCCCTAACTACCACTGCAAGAGAAACAGCGCTCATGGACGTCTGTAACGCCAAGAAACGATCTGCAAGCTCACTGAAATAAAGTGGTTAACTATCCAGATAACGCGCACAGAAACGCTGTAAACTAACGCTATTAAACCATAGCTACCAAATTAGATATTTATAACGATCGAGGTAGGGCGGTCCTTCTTTAGCGTGCTTGTTAGCGACTTAACGTTAATTGGCATGTTCACATGTTGGGTGGCTGAACGAGCTAAGTTAGTTGTTTACCTTCCAAATTATTTAACGTCAGTTAGGAAAAACCAATAAACTTTTTAGAGATCGCCAAGAAAAGCAAAGGATGGAGCAGTCAGAGGACGTGCCGCACAATCCCACGGAACAGGCGGCGATTTGTTTCAAAGCCTTCATGCTGAAGAACAGCCCGAAGTCAAACCTCAACCTGTGAGTAACCGCATCTACGTTACCAACAACAATGGGATGACTATTACTTATTTTGGTTAAATTAGCAAAGTCAATGTCTTGTGaactaaaatacatatttgtaccTTAATTTTGTATCAGCGAAACTCTACCTGAAGCAGTGCTGTCTGGTGCTGAATTGCACAGTATTCAAGTTTACCCTCGTGTTTCCTAAAGGTCATCGTGCTTCAGTTCACTATATCAGCCATCTGCCCATAAACGGTGCCAGGCTTTAAGTCAATTCACGTTAGTTAAATCAGCGCAGTcattattttgaaaagtaaCAGCATATTATTGTTAGGCCTACTTTACACGTCCTACATTGACAATTAACTTTTCTACTTCACGAGctgtttctttgaaattattttggcTTAGTTTGAGCAACTTTGAATCCCCCTAGATAAACCGTTAACGCGTTAATGTGGCAACAGTTGTTCCATAGCTCACTGAACCTGTGTCAGATTTGAAGATGTCCATTGACTGTGATGAGAATTAAGCTTCCCAATCTGTCCTCACACCCGTCAGCTACGACCACCTGGTCCGCGTACTTTGCAAGGTGATGGACGAGCGTCCGGAAAACGCGGTCGATATCATTGAGGACATGAGCCTGGAGGTGAAGCGGGCAGGGATGCGGGACAAACAGAGCACACTGCGGGACACGCCCCCCGTACCCGCCGTCCAGGTTCTGGCGGAGCAGCAGAAGACGCTCTTCACCCGGGGGGGCGGAGACGAGGTCGAGCCGGAGGAAGAGCTGGTGAGGGCTCTCGCAAATTAAGatttcgttttatttatttgtttttgtgcgtcTGTAACATCCTGTACGCATTTCtagtttaaatatatatatattttttatttttaataaatgtacatttattattgttgttcatttctcatttgtcctaaaatattcttaatattttatgtgttcattgttttaaatgtttttttctgtgaagcactttgtaactttCATTTAGATAAGAGCTATATAaatgtactattattattattatagaagtGATTCCACCCCTGCAAGCTAGTCTGCTTAATCCACTGCTGAAGCTGTATTTTTAAGTTTCTGTGCAGTAAGATGAAAAGATAAATACCCAGTGTGGTCCCCCTAGGTGGAGACGCCCCTTCCAAACCTGGCCGAGCAGAGCTTCTTCCTGGAGCAGGCCGGGGTGGGGCTGGCCAGGGAGGAGATGCAGAGGGTCCACCTGGCCCTCAAGCAGCTGGTGGACTCACAGCCCCTCCAGAGCTGCCGCTTCTGGGGGAAGATCCTCGGGACGCGGGCCAACTACCTGGTGGCGGAGGTGGATTTccgagagggggaggaagaggaggaggacagcccgcaggaggaaggggcggacgaggaagagaaggagggaggctCCAAGGACGACGACGAGGAGGAGGCGGAAGAGGCGGTGGGTCTCGAAAGAACGGAACTCGTCTGCTGTGCACTGCTCTTCTGAAGCTATTGTACAGAGAACACCGAATTGCTCCCACATGATGGGGTGGATAGCACAGTCTGtactgacagtgttttacagtgtCCCTACAACTGCTAGATTGATTTTACAGTGATAATGAAGACAATTACAGTTATAGCTGGTCACCACATAGTTGACATCATCATTGGAGCAgtagttttcatttatttccctgtTGGGAATTTATCAATTATAATTTTCTTGTAGTGTTCTATTAGTATTCTATTTTCACTGAATTTATTTAAGCAATATAATTGTGTGAATTGGCTGAATTCAAATGAACTGTACTCCAATGCTGGGGTTAAGGCTGGATGTTGCTGTAGCGTGACGAcgctggtgtgtttgtgttgtgtgcgACTGTTTCCCCTGCTTTTCCAGATCGACCCTCTCCCCGAATCCACCTACAAGCCGCCCCCTGCGGTGCCCAAGGAGGAGAACCGCACCGGAGTGAACAAGTTCACCTACTTCGTGTGCCGCGAGCCGGGCCTGCCGTGGGTGCGGCTGCCCCCCGTCACCCCGGCCCAAATCACCGCCGCCCGCCAGATCCGCCGCTTCTTCACCGGGGACCTGGACGCCCCCGTCGTCAGCTACCCGCCCTTCCCCGGCAACGAGACCACCTACCTGCGGGCCCAGGTGGCCCGCATCTCGGCCGGCACCCAGGTCAGCCCCCTGGGCTTCTACCAGttcggggaggaggagggcgaggaggaggaggagacggcgCGGGACAGCTTCGAGGAGAACCCCGAGTTCGAGGGCGTTCCCGTCCCGGAGATGGTGGAGTCCCTGGCCAACTGGGTGCATCACGTCCAGCACATTCTGCAACAGGTGGGCGGGGTCTGGAGGAGAGCCCTGAGAAGCACTGAGCGGACATAttaaacctctctctctctctctttgtctctctctctctctctctctctctctgtctctctctgtctgcttccctctttctctcactatatttctatttcttcttctatccctctctctgtctctctcactgttaCTATATcaaagtacaaataaaaaaacgttaATACCATATTTGCTGAgtcctttgaagagtaggtttttttagaatgttttttcaaaattcaaagtcactgttctagaactccattgctttcaattatcagtagtgattgttacatcagcattagaatgtttggttaagaacattctaatcacgtatttgtgatcttactccTTTCAGGGTTAAAGGGGAAAGAGGTCCAATCCCAGTGTGTTTCTGGGTCCTTGTGTGCTCGTGGTAACAGTtcactcatctctctctgtcagggccgctgtgtgtgggtgaacCTGGCCGAAAAGGCAGACGAGGACttggaggaagagggagacgaggaggagaaagaggaggagccgGACGAGCCGGAGCCGGAGGTGGGGCCCCCCCTGCTCACCCCGCTCTCTGAGGATGCAGGTGAGtcctcctgcccccccatcccgcAGGGCAGGGGGTAGGCAACCTGATCCCAGAGTGTCACAGACCTTTCTGTTCTATTGTTCCATCCTGGCATGGCTGCCCAGTTTGATCAAGACCTTATTAAGAGCCTGAGCCTGCATATTCAGTCTGAGTGGCAGACAGCTGGTTAACTGCCTTCTTTAGGGTCtaataattttctttatttgtagtTAGGGATTCAGGTGAAGCAAATAGCATTTTGAATGCAATGCATGAAAAGTACGAtatccaataaataaataaataataaataataaataaaaacagaaacgtcTCTGGCACTCTAAGACCAGGCTTGCCTAGCCAAAGCTGTTCTGAAAAACTGTCTGTGATTGATGTATTTCCTCACTCGGCTCAGTTTGACTGTATGTCCGTGTGTCCCAGAGATCGATAACACCCCTCCCTGGAGCGCCAAGATGTCGTCCGCCCTCATTCCCCAGTTCGCCATCGCTGTGCTGCGCTCGAACCTGTGGCCCGGGGCCTACGCCTACGCCACGGGGAAGTAAGGCGACCGACCCGTCCGTCTGTTCTCTTCGGCGACTCACTCTGGGGACACGGCTCACGCGTCTGCGCTCTCAAACCCGTGTGGCTGCGGTTGTTTCAGGAGAAAGCGATGGGAACCGGTTTGCTTTGATGTGCTTTAGCTTTGAGAAATCTGCTTTTACTGTTAAGGGAAATTAAGCCAGGGGGAGTTGGGTTTGAACCCCTGGATTTGCATGAAATATGTGGATGTTTCCTGTGAAGAATGtcgaccgccccccccccccctaaaaaaaaaaaatacaaatgcacttAGAAAATTGTGGAATAATCTTTCACCGTGACCTTCACGCCCACTGGAGAAACCATTGTACCCAaccctgactcctcccccccctaAAATGACTTTCTTGCTATGGCACTGGTGTGCGCATGTACAGCTAAACACTGCTATGGTTCTTTCTTTGAAAACATTGGTCTGaagcattatttttaatgactatCACAAGGGAAATTTTAGTGGAGGTCTttaacagaatttattttaacgtacaaaaaattaataaaccGTAAATACAGTAATCTCTATGCCTAGTTAGATAACTGTATTCCCACACACTATACATGTACAGTTGTCCACATGGTCTGCatacagtgacatcatcaacgTCTTCCCTCTGCTCTGTTGTCACGCAGGAAGTTTGAGAACATATACATCGGCTGGGGTATGAAGTTTTCGGGTGACGGGTACACCCCTCCCGTGCCCCCGGCGCCCCAGCGCGAGTACCCGAGCGGGGAGGAGATCACGGAGGCGCTGGACCccagcctggaggaggagcaggcccTGCAGGCCGCCCTGGAGGAGCGCCGGGCAGCCGAGGAGGAGGCCGAGGAGCTGGAgggcgaggaggaagaggaggaggacgactactgaggggggggggggtgggcgctgggaggatggagggagaggaggaagaggaggaggacaactactcagggtggggggggggcgctgggaggatggagggagaggaggaagaggaggaggacgactACTGAAGGGGGGCAGTGTtgggaggatggagggagaggaggaagaggaggagggcgactactgggggggggggggggtgctgggagaatggagaagagaggggggctGCCACAGAGTCAAGCTTTACAAAGGGAAAGTGTTCATTTCTCCAGAACAATCTATTATCATTAATAAGCTCAGTACACAGAACCTTCCTCAGTGTCACTTCCAGAGAGCACTTTACATTAAAGATCCGGCGTAGAGTCTGACCGTAATAACTTTGAATCTGTTACGAACAGATATATATTGCAcaagtgcatacatacatataagtATATTCATACAACTGTGTCTATATGAGATACAGAGATACAGAGATGTGCTGCAGGATTGCTATGTGTGTATGCTTTAATATCCCACGAGATGGCAGTGTTGAGAAAAATGGGAGTCTGTGCTACAGAATAAATTCATCTTTCAGGTGCTATGTTTGCTGTGCTGATATCACcacttgttttaaaatttattttatggtcTAATTGCTTTAATTTAAACCTAATTTGTTAAAATGGAATTTATCTGCAATGCCGGGCTATGTGATCCTCATTTATTCAGATCGAGGACAAGCAATACAGAAATGTTAATGAATCAGCTAGCAAACActattatatatgtgtgtgtgtaattaaaaGTGAGAATGGGATTACTCttcttaattacatttttgacaaTCCATTTTCATTGGAACACTATCTGTACTATAATTAGTATAGGCAGTATAATtaagagacacacaaacacatacatgtacagatAAGTACATAGATATGCACATGTTTACACAAGTGTCCACTTATCAGATGCCAAGCCACCCAGGGGGGCACAATATCTCTGGATATACACCACGTAGCCAAAGGTAACTGGACAACCCttggcctggggctgtttttaatggtttgggctaggccccttagttccagtgaaggtatatcttaatgcaatgacattctagacaattctgtgcttccgaCTTTGTGgtgacagtttggggaaggcccattcctgtttcagtatgacaatgcccccgggcacgcAGCGAGGTTcatatagaaatgattttgtcgAGAGCCTTgccctcaaccccacccaacacctttgggagCATTTGGatcaactgtgagccaggcctaatcgcccaatcattgcccaacctcactaatgccaTTCTGGCTAAATGGCAagaaatccctgcagcaatgctcgaacatctagtataaatctttcccagaagagtggaggttgttacagcagcaaagggtggaccagctccatattaatgcctgtaattttggatgagatgttggatgtcaggtgtccacatacctttggccatgtagtgtatctaaGGGATAAACAATATTCgtcacattttgtgtgtgtgtatgtgctaatgtatgtttgtttaagcatgaatgtatgtgtatgtatgtgtttatatgcatgtgtgcgtgtgtgtgtgtgtgttttcatagttgtatgtatgtatggggCCTTCAGATATGAAATATGTACGGATATTGTGCTCACTAAGCCATGCAGGCAGACGGCTGCAAAAGCCGCTCGTGTTTCAGCATCCGCTGCCCTCATCCATCTCCTCCGCGTTCATCCCGGGATTGAGCCAGCGCCCAGCCGATCGCGCCGAACAGCGGTTCGGAGAAGACCTAAGCTCATTTGACGCCTCGCTAAAAACCCCATTATCACTGAGACGGGGGGGAAATTAACCGGTATTGATGTGGAAGGCGGTCGGAGCGCTCCGGTCTATGGCGGTGCTGGGCCAGCACTTACTGCGCCTAGCAACACCTTCAGCGTTTCACTCGCGTTGTATTTTTTCACGCGGCTTTGAAAGGCTTTGTGCGGGAGTAGCGCAAGGGCTCtaccctcctcctcttcttcctccctctctctcctccttttctaCCCTCCCTTTCTCCGCCTTTCCGGTCTGTCCAGTCTCGCCTCTTCCCGGTTTGCCCCTCCCTTTCGGATCTCGGTGAGATGAGTCATCAGTGAGGGCTTTTCTGTCCCGTCTCCAGGGGTGATTTTAAGAGACTGGTGGGGGCCCCCCGTTGGGCCATTCTGACCAATTCCACTGTCATCACGTTACCCAAAACTCCTAAAACTCACCCCGCGGGGGGCCTTGCCTCGCGTGTTTGTAAGATTGGCCTCTACCCATCACACCCTGACAGGCTGTCTCTACAGGACAGCTGGGGCTGAGCTCCAGCTAGCAACAAACGCTTTAACAGTGGGACTCCTGTGCCAGCGATGGTCATTTATCAGGAGTTGGATGTCAGGAGAGcaggggtgagaaagagagcgagaaagaggtGAGAATGCTAGTGAAGCAGTGAACGAGGaggcatgttttgtgaatttggGAGGCAGTTGAATGTGGAGATCGTCCATTGACCTCTGAAGCGTCACTTATTTTCTCTGCATCAATGAGGGGGAGCCAAGTGgaagtaaaaaagtaaataaattctaccttttttttcatgaaaccCTGCCTGGATAATCTTCTACAGCTACCATGGAAAAGTTGGCAGTTTTTCTCTGCTCCTGGGCAATGTGTtcaagctttcattttttttcagtgtagtaCTTCCTAAATACAGGGTTACATTCACAGAATGAGAGGAACagcacaaacatatatacacatgcaccaacgtgtgcacacacgcacacacaaatacgtgcacatgcatgtacacacataaacacacacacacacacacacacacactcccaatcGCAAAAACCAG is from Anguilla anguilla isolate fAngAng1 chromosome 9, fAngAng1.pri, whole genome shotgun sequence and encodes:
- the rsph4a gene encoding radial spoke head protein 6 homolog A; the protein is MEQSEDVPHNPTEQAAICFKAFMLKNSPKSNLNLYDHLVRVLCKVMDERPENAVDIIEDMSLEVKRAGMRDKQSTLRDTPPVPAVQVLAEQQKTLFTRGGGDEVEPEEELVETPLPNLAEQSFFLEQAGVGLAREEMQRVHLALKQLVDSQPLQSCRFWGKILGTRANYLVAEVDFREGEEEEEDSPQEEGADEEEKEGGSKDDDEEEAEEAIDPLPESTYKPPPAVPKEENRTGVNKFTYFVCREPGLPWVRLPPVTPAQITAARQIRRFFTGDLDAPVVSYPPFPGNETTYLRAQVARISAGTQVSPLGFYQFGEEEGEEEEETARDSFEENPEFEGVPVPEMVESLANWVHHVQHILQQGRCVWVNLAEKADEDLEEEGDEEEKEEEPDEPEPEVGPPLLTPLSEDAEIDNTPPWSAKMSSALIPQFAIAVLRSNLWPGAYAYATGKKFENIYIGWGMKFSGDGYTPPVPPAPQREYPSGEEITEALDPSLEEEQALQAALEERRAAEEEAEELEGEEEEEEDDY